Within Sorghum bicolor cultivar BTx623 chromosome 2, Sorghum_bicolor_NCBIv3, whole genome shotgun sequence, the genomic segment TACGCAAAACACTTCTTGGGCTGAACCTGAACCTTTGAAATTTCAACCTCGTGCCTTAAACAACAAAATAGGGTGTCTGATCCTAAAACAAAGGCATTTTGAAAACCACAGTAGCAGCAGTTGCAACACAGTTTCAAATAAAAACAGAAACACTACTCTGTGGTACATGACATTGAGGTCCACTTGAATGGATCAGATAAATTCATGAGCACGGACACATAATGGGGGTACAGTAACCGCTACCGTAGGGTGCTCTCAACTCATAACTTCGGCAGCATATGGCACTCCCCATGAGGTCAATTCCTATAATCCCTAACTCAAATCGAAAGCAAAAGCGAAAAGAGGGGACTCGTAGGGCCGAACCTCGGTTCATTTGGCGCAATGTCTGTGTCACCACCCGCGCGAGCCTGAACCCGGAGAAGGTCGCGGCGGTAGTCCGCCGCCGTACCCGTCGCAGGCAGGGTGCGTCCCTCCCCGGCGACCGGCGcaagggtgctcgccgtcgctgTTCGTCGCCAGTTCCACTTCGAGCCTGTCGTCGCCACTCACCAGTCCCATTCAGGCCCGCCTGGGCCGTGGGCTAATCGAGTTGAACCAAACGCAACAAGGGCCCAGTATGTTCTCTTGTGGGTCTTGATTGGGCTACCCCGTATTTTTTAGGGCATGTATAATATCATTCCTTTTGCTAAAAGAAAACGTATACTATCCTTCCTGTAACAATCTACTCATCAATAGAAGTTCATCTTCGTTTGTACTAAATTAGTTTTCTATAACTATATTGCAACCATATCTATAATCTATATAGGTTCACTACACAAGATTAaattaaacaaaaaatattcATGACAAAATTTCTATTCAAGTTAATACAATTCTATATTATATATAGATATTATTATTAGTTGGATTGAagttataataataatagttcGGCAAGCAAGCCGGGGTTTTCCGTTGCAATTTGCAGCGCGCGTCGAAACGCTTATAATTCAAAACGTCAACACTTCTGAATCTGACtgtatgtactccctccgtttttATTTACACTTGTATTATATCTTTAACCATTgattagaaaaatatattagaAAAATTATGAGTTGTGACATAAGATTTATGTATTTTGATACTATGATAAACACTTTCACAATCTATAATTCATATGTTTTGAAATTATAAGGATTTTTTTGAAATAGATGGTCAAAGATGACAGTAATGACTCAGGACAAAGCTAACGTGGGTAATACATTTTCCCATTCAAAAACGACTGACtgttgccttgtttagtttttaccTAAAACTTTTCGCCCTATAATGTTTGAACACGTATAGAGcagtaaatatagattaaaaaataactaattatatagtttacatGTATTTTgttaaacgaatcttttaaacctaattaatctatgattggatactaattgttaTAATAATATAGTATTGTAACAACTTCCGCGTGGTCGCTTCCAACGGGTCGCTGGTCTGAAAAGCTATAgctgaaagtactgtttgctgatttgttaCGAGAGGAAAACACTATTAGCTGTCAAATAAGATAAGCGACCGCAAACCAGTGCAAGACGCGCCAACCCACCCAAGTGGGATCGACAAGAGACTGGTTCATGCACCTGACATGCGGACATGCATGGTGCGGACTCTGCTGCTGCTAGTTTACTGCTCCTGCTAGTATTACCATTTTACCACTAGTCCACTCGCATTGTAAGAAAATATAATCACGCGTGATTGACTGACTGACTGGTGGCGGCTAGAACTGTTCAGTTCAGATAAGAGATATCACCATCAGTTTGAGAGCTTCCAACCGAACACAGATGCATACGGTGACCTGTTCATAGGGATCTTTCAGCATAGGTTCTAGTCTTCCAGAAGATAAGTCATTTCTTCGGAGCTGCAAGCTAATAAATATTGACATACCTTTCCAGGAAAACAAACGACAGTGTGACCCGTTGATATTTCCAGGTCTTAATCTGAAACTGCACAACTTATTTCTCAGTCAGATATTTCCAACTCCCTTTTcctgaaaagaaaagagagaaaacCAATTGTGAAGTAGTACCATGTATTGCATCATTTATTCAAATAAGTCCTCAAGAAAAGTTTACCAAAACAATATCAGCATGTAAATCATAAAGGCCTCTCAAAGGAATCCATCTAAAAAAAATGCTTGAATCCAATAGCCAGCTGGGTCATTTTATAATTAAACGCACTCTCGAGAATTGCTACCTTCCTTGCCTCCCATATCACAAAGCCAGTCGACATCAGGTCAATTTGTTATTTCTAACAGCATTCAAGCATGTGACGTGAGCAAGGACTAGGAAGTTCCCTCACAAGAATCTTACAAAGCCAGTCGAcggtgttttctttttcttcctgGTGAAAGTAACTTTCTTCTTGCAAAGTTCCCTCACAAGAATCTTACAAGCCAGTCGACTGTGTTTTTTTTCTTCCTGCTGAAAGTAACTTTCTTCttgcaaaaacaaaaaaaaacaaaaaacaaagacAATGCATGCATTATTTAAGACGCATTCATATGTACTCCATGTGTCCAAAGCCACAAGTTCACTCAAACACAAGTATCACGCACGATGCTACTTGTTTCCCTCCTCCTCCTACTTCTTTCTTCCCCAAAGCTGTTAGCTGAAGGTCCCTTCTGCAGCAATGCTAACACCGCATGCATGCCAAGCAGTACCTACATGTCCAACCTGAAATCCCTTGCTGAAGACCTGATTGGCAGCATCACAAGCTCAAACTCACACTCAGCTCATGGCGCAGCCGGAACAGGTGCTGGCAGGGTCTATGGAGCGGTTCTATGCAGAGGAGACACCAACCCAGGTAAAGATTGTGCACGGCGCCTTGAGGCCCTTTATGCAGCCATCAGCAACAGCAGTAGCTCTTGCTCCTCGCAGAAGAACATAAACCTTTTCGATGACAGAAACCGGACCCAGCTAATATTCTCTGATCAGGACTTCAGCTCCAGCAACGCTCAGGAATGCGTAGTGAGCGGTAATCTGAACCCTCCACCAGTTAGTGATGATGCTGACTCAGAGTTCGATGTGCCTCTTTCCAAACTGATGAACCAGCTTGCTGATGACATGGTGAGTAAATCAGTCAGCAGGTACGAGACAGGCCAGGGCTGGCTCCCTCAAACGAATCAGACAGTATATGGGCTTGTGCAGTGCACAGATGATATTGCATGGGAGGATTGCGGAGGTTGCCTGAAGGGCATTATAAACAACAGGAAGCAGATGGTTGGTACTGGACAGATAGTAGGTGCAATCCTAGGGATGTACTGCAGCTTGTGGTACCAGACTGATGTTAAGTTCTTTGCTGGTAAGCCGAAGTTGTCAGTAGATATGCCCGTAGACCCCCCACGTAAGTTCATCTTCAATCCTGAGTTGGTTGACTTGTTTCAAGCTTTCATCTTCATCTCCTCTAACCATCTGATTCAAACTAAACTTAGGTGAATGCAAAATTAGATTCCCTCATCTAAAAGACGAAGTGCCTCTTTTTTGTAGAAGGGTCAAAATTGGGGTGCACATACTACATTACAACATTGTGTTAAAAATTATTTTGAAAGCATAGAAAATGTTTCCTGCTTCCATTACAATCTACATGTGTATCAATCTACCATGTGACCCTCTTATTAGGATTTCTCGAAATCCAACATTGACTACTGACTAGAATTTGCATTGGTTATAACTCATATACATGGATGTGCAGCAAACAAATTTTGGATCTGGGTCACTATTGGATCATTCTCCATCGTGGTTTCTGTTTCTTGGTTGCTTGTTCATATATGGATCAGAACAGAGAGAAAAAGAGGTAAAGTATTAGTCTCATGGCACTAACCTTGTATGTGCTTTAATTTTAATGGTAAATAATGAGTACCAACAAAATAACTTCACAATTGCTTCCAGAACGAGCAAGATACGAACTGCAATTGCTGTCAATGGCAATACAAAATGTTATAAATCTTTGGAGGATTGAAGAAGGAAATTCAGGATTTTCGCTGTACGATTTCTCTCAGATAAAAGAAGCCACTGGCACCTTCTCAAGCGAAAACAAACTTGGAGAGGGTGGCTTTGGACCTGTTTATAAGGTAAATGTGCTAGCATATTAGCATTCAAATTCAACTATTTTTGTTATTGTATATTTGGTAAATATTGTTTGCTTCTTAATAATAAATATCTGCTGTATTTTATAAATAACTTTTCCATTTCTGAGAAACAACCATGCCCATATATTtcacaagaaaaataaaacctaATATCTTCTACTaaacttttcctttttttttctgattCTCTCTttcacaaaagaaaaaaaaacaggaaGTAATGCATGCTTGTTGTAGCACCAGCTATAAAAGTGATGAATAAAAAGCATACTAATCTTTTTGTAATATTTACTAATTTCAGGGCCTATTGCCTGGTGGTGTTGAAGTAGCAGTCAAAAGGCTTGCAGCATGTTCCATACAAGGTTTACTAGAGTTCAAAAATGAAATTCAGCTGATAGCAAAGCTTCAGCACAAAAATCTCGTTAGGTTGCTCGGCTGTTGTATCGAAGGAGATCAAGAAAAGATACTCGTCTACGAATatatgcaaaacaaaagctTGGACTTATTCATATTTGGCAAGCCATCCATAAGACTCATCTTTTCATAtattctgtaatttgtgagtttttaatttttttttgaaatattcAATAATTCTGTTCCTATTttcagatccaaagaaaagagTACAGTTAGACTGGTACATGCGTCTACATATAATTGATGGGATAGCACAGGGGATCTTGTACCTTCACAAGCATTCACGCTTATGTATTGTTCATAGGGATTTGAAAGCAAGTAACATTCTCTTGGATAGGGACATGACTCCAAAAATTTCTGATTTTGGAATTGCTAGAATATTCAGTTCAAATATGACAGAATCAAATACCACCAGAATAGTCGGCACACAGTAAGTATAAAAGGCATGTGGATTTTAAGTTTATATCTAAAAAAAGAATTTCTACACTTTTCTAATGAGAATAATGCAAACTTTATAGCAGTCACATTACACAGACTAATCTCCACAATTAAATGTACTACCAAATTTGGGGTTTTCTTTCAGAAAGCATAGACACATATTGCAAAGTTAATTTTAATTTATATACTTCTTGTGTGTCGATAGACAGTAATCTTATATATAACAATTTATCTTGTTCCAAACAGTGGCTACATATCTCCAGAGTATGCCTTTGATGGGATTTGCTCAATCAAATCAGATGTGTTTAGCTTTGGCGTCTTGGTCTTGGAAATAATAAGTGGAAAGAGGACTACTGGTTTCTACCAATATGATGGAAAATTGTACAATCTCATTTCTtatgtaagtgt encodes:
- the LOC8081701 gene encoding cysteine-rich receptor-like protein kinase 15, producing MVPGNTTDVFVGIGVFVVVISISCLVIHVWIKTQQQREQAILKLRRMSLAIQSVINLWRMDGGNLGFSQFDYSHLKEATNNFSVDNKLGEGGFGPVYKGQLRSGMKIAVKKLEACSLQGLLEFQNEIQLIAKLQHKNLVKLLGCCTRGDQEEMLIYEYMENKSLDYFIFDNVKGTHLNWSKRLHIIDGIAQGILYLHNYSWLCVVHRDLKASNILLDSEMNPKISDFGMARIFCSNVKESNTTRIVGTHGYIPPEYAFHGICSIKSDVFSYGVLTLEILSSKRTAQFYKYNGKLYNLISYAWQLWTEGKVGELIYSPPGNVHKEIERRIHVALLCVQESAEHRPDMERVVTMLNNKDVSLPKPTQPAYFHVNPSEEEVSSQSVTMTMSITLESTYMSNLKSLAEDLIGSITSSNSHSAHGAAGTGAGRVYGAVLCRGDTNPGKDCARRLEALYAAISNSSSSCSSQKNINLFDDRNRTQLIFSDQDFSSSNAQECVVSGNLNPPPVSDDADSEFDVPLSKLMNQLADDMVSKSVSRYETGQGWLPQTNQTVYGLVQCTDDIAWEDCGGCLKGIINNRKQMVGTGQIVGAILGMYCSLWYQTDVKFFAGKPKLSVDMPVDPPPNKFWIWVTIGSFSIVVSVSWLLVHIWIRTERKRERARYELQLLSMAIQNVINLWRIEEGNSGFSLYDFSQIKEATGTFSSENKLGEGGFGPVYKGLLPGGVEVAVKRLAACSIQGLLEFKNEIQLIAKLQHKNLVRLLGCCIEGDQEKILVYEYMQNKSLDLFIFDPKKRVQLDWYMRLHIIDGIAQGILYLHKHSRLCIVHRDLKASNILLDRDMTPKISDFGIARIFSSNMTESNTTRIVGTHGYISPEYAFDGICSIKSDVFSFGVLVLEIISGKRTTGFYQYDGKLYNLISYAWKLWRAGDWYQLVCCPIGNDHEAIQRFIQVALLCVQESAEDRPTMDHVVTMLNGDNVSLPKPRQPGYFFVRSNESEAQSSNFSISITLER